A region from the Aerosakkonema funiforme FACHB-1375 genome encodes:
- a CDS encoding AAA-like domain-containing protein: MPKKYQYQIGGSLPVDAPTYVVRKADNDLYEGLKKGEFCYVLNSRQMGKSSLLVRTMQRLKAEGVACATIDLSDIGSQQVSLEKWYGGVAYKLLTNFNLFNTMEFMNWWRDRELIPPVQRLGELIEEVLLVKVTENIVIFIDEIDSVLSFKEPLDDFFALIRSCHNKRAQKSKYQRLTFALLGVATPSDLISDPTRTPFNIGRAIELNGFALHEAQPLAKGLVEKLDNSQEILKEILEWTGGQPFLSQKLCKLVVQSTINNEPATITELVKFYIIENWESHDEPAHIKTIRDRILSNQQRAGRLLGLYQKILEEGEIPADDTPEQAQLRLSGLVVMRAGKLRVYNRIYEAIFNLNWVEKAFSDLRPHGAALLAWLTSNCQDESRLLRGQALQEALNWATGKSLSDRDYQFLAASQESALAELRDREQQSRTEIERLSREKDLLAELSKEQERRKLTEAKLKHERQMRVAINIRALVVLVLFFTLIAEIVWLKIWSDRRNTEINAISLYSEALLESNKKWDALIESIRAGKRVQKLPFGINSDTRMRVLLALNQAIYSLKQPDRLPENSSKITFITFSPQKLGGKQAKTFMLAAASDNGAIELWQSDGKALATFNLASAKINSLNFSPDGQILAAASDDRTIKLWHTNGKAVSETRPFKIFNGHHDKVTNISFNPDGKTLASASADGTVKLWKLNSQAVKNLAGHRGWVTCVNWSFTGRTLASADADGTVKLWSRDGVWERDLQGHSSSVTSISFSPDSHMLASASADGTVKLWQIEGTLLSILRHRGKVTSVSFSPDGQTLATASTDKMVRLWHIDGSLLRSLKNHQGEVRSLSWSPDGQMLASASSDNKVILWNFNLEDLLTKSCNLARNYLQTNQNVSQKDKVLCDR; encoded by the coding sequence ATGCCAAAAAAATACCAATATCAAATCGGCGGAAGTTTACCAGTAGATGCACCAACTTATGTGGTGCGAAAAGCTGACAATGACTTATATGAAGGACTGAAAAAAGGAGAATTTTGCTATGTACTCAATTCTCGACAAATGGGTAAGTCTAGCTTGCTGGTACGCACGATGCAAAGACTAAAAGCTGAAGGCGTCGCCTGCGCTACGATCGACCTTTCAGATATTGGCAGTCAGCAAGTTTCTTTGGAAAAATGGTATGGAGGTGTCGCCTACAAACTCTTGACAAATTTCAATTTGTTTAACACGATGGAGTTTATGAACTGGTGGCGCGATCGCGAATTAATTCCCCCAGTCCAACGTTTAGGTGAATTGATAGAAGAAGTGCTGCTGGTAAAAGTTACTGAAAATATCGTAATTTTTATCGATGAAATTGATAGCGTCCTCAGTTTCAAAGAACCTCTAGACGACTTTTTTGCCCTGATTAGATCCTGCCACAACAAACGTGCCCAAAAATCAAAATACCAGCGGCTTACATTTGCTTTGTTGGGAGTCGCTACGCCCAGCGATTTAATTTCCGATCCGACTCGCACGCCGTTTAATATCGGTCGTGCGATCGAATTAAATGGTTTTGCACTGCACGAAGCTCAACCCCTAGCCAAAGGATTGGTAGAAAAATTAGACAATTCTCAAGAAATTTTAAAAGAGATATTGGAATGGACAGGCGGACAGCCGTTTCTATCGCAAAAACTTTGTAAATTAGTAGTACAATCAACTATCAACAATGAACCCGCGACAATTACCGAATTAGTAAAATTTTATATTATCGAAAATTGGGAATCCCACGATGAACCAGCACATATAAAAACGATACGCGATCGCATCCTCTCCAATCAACAACGCGCCGGCAGATTGCTGGGACTTTATCAAAAAATATTAGAAGAGGGAGAAATTCCCGCCGATGACACACCCGAACAAGCGCAACTGAGACTATCGGGTTTGGTGGTTATGCGTGCTGGTAAATTAAGAGTTTACAATCGCATTTACGAAGCAATTTTTAACTTAAATTGGGTTGAAAAAGCTTTTTCCGACTTGCGTCCTCATGGCGCAGCATTATTAGCATGGTTAACATCCAACTGTCAAGATGAATCGCGATTGTTGCGAGGGCAAGCATTGCAAGAAGCACTCAATTGGGCGACAGGCAAAAGCTTGAGCGATCGCGATTATCAATTCCTCGCAGCCAGCCAAGAATCAGCCCTAGCAGAATTGCGCGATCGAGAACAACAAAGTCGGACTGAAATTGAGCGACTGAGTAGAGAAAAAGATTTACTTGCCGAACTGAGTAAAGAGCAAGAGCGCCGAAAATTAACTGAAGCCAAACTCAAACACGAGCGCCAAATGCGAGTGGCAATTAATATCAGAGCGCTCGTAGTTTTAGTGTTATTCTTCACCTTAATCGCCGAGATAGTTTGGCTAAAAATATGGAGCGATCGCAGAAACACCGAAATTAACGCCATCAGCTTATATTCAGAAGCACTGTTGGAATCTAACAAAAAATGGGATGCCTTAATAGAAAGCATCCGCGCAGGCAAAAGAGTGCAAAAATTGCCATTTGGAATTAACTCGGATACTCGGATGAGAGTTTTACTCGCCCTCAATCAAGCAATCTACTCGCTAAAACAGCCCGATCGCTTGCCGGAAAATAGCAGTAAAATAACTTTCATAACCTTTAGCCCTCAAAAATTGGGGGGAAAACAAGCAAAAACTTTTATGCTCGCTGCGGCGAGCGATAATGGAGCGATCGAACTTTGGCAAAGCGATGGCAAAGCACTCGCTACATTTAATCTTGCTAGCGCTAAAATTAACAGCTTAAATTTCAGCCCTGACGGTCAAATACTTGCCGCAGCTAGCGACGATCGCACAATCAAACTTTGGCACACAAACGGCAAAGCTGTGAGTGAAACTCGCCCATTCAAAATTTTCAATGGACATCACGATAAAGTAACAAACATAAGTTTTAACCCAGACGGCAAAACACTCGCTTCTGCTAGTGCAGATGGCACCGTTAAACTTTGGAAATTGAACAGTCAAGCAGTCAAAAACTTAGCAGGACATCGCGGTTGGGTAACCTGCGTAAATTGGAGTTTTACCGGCAGAACACTTGCCTCCGCCGATGCGGATGGCACCGTCAAACTTTGGAGTCGCGACGGTGTGTGGGAAAGAGATTTGCAAGGACACAGCAGTTCGGTAACAAGCATAAGTTTCAGTCCCGACAGTCATATGCTTGCCTCTGCTAGTGCGGACGGAACTGTAAAACTTTGGCAAATTGAAGGCACTTTACTGAGTATTTTAAGGCATAGAGGTAAAGTCACCAGCGTCAGTTTCAGTCCTGACGGTCAAACACTGGCAACAGCCAGTACAGACAAAATGGTGAGACTTTGGCACATTGACGGTAGCCTGCTGAGAAGTTTGAAAAATCATCAAGGTGAAGTAAGGAGTTTATCTTGGTCGCCGGACGGTCAGATGCTTGCTTCTGCAAGTTCCGATAACAAGGTAATTCTCTGGAATTTCAACCTCGAAGATCTTTTAACTAAAAGTTGCAATTTGGCACGTAATTATTTGCAAACTAATCAAAATGTCAGTCAAAAGGATAAGGTGCTTTGCGATCGCTAG
- a CDS encoding SPFH domain-containing protein, with product MDYLMWLAFMAITGTATLAGSIKIINQGDEALVEFLGRYDGKKLEPGLNFITPFLSQVVFKETTREKVLEISPQTCITRDNVSISVDAVVYWRIINIEKAYYKVQNLQAAIVNLVVTQIRSEMGNLELNETFTARTAINKSLLRDLDTATEPWGVKVTRVELREIVPSKTVQGAMELQMSAERKKQAAILTSEGEREAVINAARGEAEAQLIEAEARQKAAILSAEAQQKEQVLKAQGVAAAMEIIGKKLNADPNATKSLQFLLAQNYLEMGIKIGSSGSSKVMFVDPRSIPSTLEGIGAIVGEENNGNVKQIY from the coding sequence ATGGATTATTTAATGTGGCTGGCATTTATGGCAATTACAGGTACAGCAACTCTCGCTGGTAGTATCAAAATTATCAATCAAGGCGATGAAGCATTAGTCGAATTTCTCGGTAGATATGATGGCAAAAAATTAGAACCGGGTTTGAATTTCATTACTCCTTTTCTGTCGCAAGTGGTTTTCAAAGAAACTACGCGAGAAAAGGTTTTAGAAATCAGTCCTCAAACTTGTATTACCCGCGATAACGTTTCCATTAGTGTAGATGCGGTGGTTTACTGGCGGATTATTAACATTGAGAAAGCTTATTACAAAGTGCAAAATCTGCAAGCAGCAATTGTGAATTTGGTGGTAACTCAAATTCGCTCAGAAATGGGTAACCTTGAACTGAATGAAACCTTCACCGCACGCACTGCAATCAACAAAAGTTTGTTGCGAGATTTAGATACAGCCACCGAACCTTGGGGTGTGAAGGTGACGAGGGTGGAATTGCGGGAAATTGTTCCTTCTAAAACTGTGCAAGGTGCGATGGAATTGCAGATGTCTGCGGAACGGAAAAAACAAGCTGCTATTCTTACATCGGAAGGGGAAAGAGAAGCGGTAATTAATGCAGCCAGAGGGGAAGCTGAAGCACAACTGATTGAAGCTGAAGCGCGGCAAAAAGCAGCGATTTTGTCAGCGGAAGCGCAACAAAAAGAGCAAGTTTTAAAGGCGCAAGGTGTGGCGGCGGCGATGGAAATTATTGGCAAAAAGTTAAATGCCGATCCCAATGCTACCAAGTCTTTGCAGTTTTTACTGGCGCAAAATTATCTGGAAATGGGTATCAAGATTGGTAGCAGTGGAAGCAGCAAGGTGATGTTTGTCGATCCGCGCAGTATTCCATCGACTTTGGAGGGGATTGGTGCGATTGTGGGAGAAGAAAATAATGGCAATGTAAAACAGATTTATTAA
- a CDS encoding NfeD family protein, with translation MDFYPIWLLAQITSDRNFIITPPWFWLIAGVILTTSEFLLAKKLPSQYKFIALSMAASAFITSIVVWQMTVRLGIDWNIIMYEDFGIQILYWMGVCFACIIWVRPTLIKRKKFVIPDATEAKTVTDILPGENGQVLYEGCFWQARCADKTGAIASNQKVYVLHREGNTLIVAPETMFNS, from the coding sequence GTGGACTTTTACCCAATCTGGTTGCTGGCACAAATAACGAGCGATCGCAACTTTATCATCACTCCACCTTGGTTTTGGTTAATTGCGGGAGTTATTCTCACTACCAGTGAATTTTTACTTGCCAAAAAATTGCCTTCTCAATATAAATTTATTGCCTTGTCTATGGCAGCAAGCGCCTTTATTACATCAATTGTGGTATGGCAAATGACCGTAAGACTGGGAATCGATTGGAACATCATCATGTACGAAGATTTTGGCATCCAAATTCTGTACTGGATGGGCGTATGTTTTGCTTGTATTATCTGGGTGCGTCCCACCTTAATCAAGCGTAAAAAGTTTGTCATTCCCGATGCAACAGAAGCAAAAACTGTGACCGATATTTTGCCGGGAGAAAACGGACAAGTTCTCTATGAAGGTTGTTTTTGGCAAGCGCGATGTGCGGATAAAACAGGTGCGATCGCATCCAATCAAAAAGTTTACGTTTTACACCGAGAAGGCAATACTTTGATTGTCGCTCCCGAAACAATGTTCAATTCTTAG
- a CDS encoding NfeD family protein, with the protein MPSFTWIGSQLSLALFWLAVSMSLCLTELFLPKTFAKSFRFVPLTTGICAFLLALFLFRANRVPPFNFQILYWMGVSTACVIWIRPMFLKQRNKVIKDATEARTITEITPAQTGEVLYEGSVWQASCDDHIEAIPPNQKVYVLRREGNTLIVVPKKIFQ; encoded by the coding sequence TTGCCTAGCTTTACCTGGATCGGATCGCAGTTAAGTTTAGCGTTGTTCTGGCTAGCAGTTAGTATGAGTCTTTGCTTAACTGAGTTATTTTTACCAAAAACTTTCGCAAAAAGCTTTCGATTCGTGCCGTTAACAACAGGAATTTGCGCTTTTCTTTTAGCGCTGTTTTTGTTTCGAGCAAACAGAGTTCCGCCGTTTAATTTTCAAATTTTGTATTGGATGGGAGTATCTACGGCTTGCGTTATTTGGATACGTCCGATGTTTCTAAAACAGAGAAATAAAGTTATTAAAGACGCAACCGAAGCCAGAACTATAACAGAAATTACACCAGCACAAACTGGAGAGGTACTTTATGAAGGTTCTGTTTGGCAGGCGAGTTGTGACGATCATATCGAGGCGATTCCACCCAACCAAAAAGTTTATGTTTTGCGTCGCGAAGGCAACACTTTAATTGTCGTACCTAAAAAGATTTTTCAGTAG
- a CDS encoding rhodanese-like domain-containing protein encodes MKISPSKNGILRYLRPLSIILSLSILGVSSVTVAAMVNYMDVPTFIASLSAKKITLSELKQGKLKNAILIDVRSPEEYAEDRIGNSPLVPLTDIQSGFGVHQIRVMAQKYVQKNHIQPTIVLYCTSGPRSIKAYKELEKTDLNLIVLEGGIRVWRLAIPASKDAEILAPITASAHAIDSSDVRVNAR; translated from the coding sequence ATGAAAATCTCTCCATCAAAGAACGGTATTTTGCGTTATTTGCGTCCTTTATCTATCATTCTTTCTCTCAGTATTCTAGGTGTTAGTTCAGTTACTGTAGCAGCAATGGTTAATTATATGGATGTGCCAACTTTTATCGCCAGTTTGAGTGCCAAAAAAATAACCCTTTCCGAATTGAAGCAGGGAAAATTAAAAAATGCGATTTTGATTGATGTGCGATCGCCAGAAGAATACGCCGAAGATCGCATCGGTAATAGTCCACTTGTACCGCTAACAGATATTCAAAGTGGTTTTGGCGTGCATCAGATTCGCGTTATGGCACAAAAGTATGTGCAAAAAAATCATATTCAGCCAACAATCGTACTTTATTGTACATCTGGGCCGCGTTCGATTAAAGCCTACAAAGAATTGGAAAAAACAGATTTGAATTTGATTGTTTTAGAAGGCGGTATCAGAGTATGGCGTTTGGCAATACCCGCATCAAAAGATGCAGAAATTTTAGCTCCGATAACCGCATCAGCGCACGCGATCGACTCTTCTGATGTGCGGGTAAACGCCCGTTGA
- a CDS encoding AAA-like domain-containing protein, translating to MPRSLKVRPQCIPTVKSSLLRNGFPSQKVLAENLGIAQSTVSNFLNGRPVDYANFQEICHVLGQEWRNIADFSDKSDDDEIPQLNAKVAISDRTEDFRLAQQLQQALSAAGHEVFMAKKNHPPEEYLKVCDYLVLLLSFESAVSEILLEEVRVAKELTNRREQAGKSNYLAQKPAILPIWLDLSPKSLSKAMPLPFDLWQLLQQSQPWQWRGDEDTSTVVSEILSVVAQGRSSLSSDRELAVNWATEETGDWGLSIDKSENLPHSLTPGLPPSPPLPVAAPEIPEGQVRGESSFYIDRPPIETRCYETISQPGALIRIKAPRQMGKTSLMARILARAEKQGSRTIALSLQLANKRVFTNSDTFLQWFCASIGQELGMLEHLSKAWELADIIGSNLCCKAYFEQCLLSEVSTSLTLGLDEVDRVFESPEIADDFFGLLRALHEEAKRREIWQKFRLIVVHSTEVYIPLDINKSPFNVGLPIDLPEFNWQQMQELARRHGLDWNAQQVEKLMNLVGGHPYLVRLAMYHIAREDVTLDRVVEEAATEAGIYSDHLRRHLWNLEKYPDLLEAMKEVVTASAGVRLRSELAFKLNSMGLVKLDGNNCTARCRLYEQYFRDRLSEEGVRD from the coding sequence ATGCCGCGATCGCTAAAAGTTCGCCCCCAGTGCATTCCTACAGTCAAGTCGTCTCTTCTGAGAAACGGCTTTCCCAGTCAAAAAGTCCTCGCCGAGAATTTAGGGATAGCTCAATCCACCGTCAGCAACTTCCTCAATGGCAGACCTGTCGATTATGCGAATTTCCAGGAAATTTGTCATGTTTTGGGGCAAGAGTGGCGAAATATAGCGGATTTTTCCGATAAATCCGATGATGATGAAATACCGCAGCTTAATGCTAAAGTTGCGATTAGCGATCGCACTGAAGACTTCCGCCTCGCCCAGCAGTTGCAGCAAGCTTTGAGTGCTGCGGGACACGAAGTTTTCATGGCCAAAAAAAATCACCCGCCAGAAGAATATTTAAAGGTCTGCGATTACTTGGTATTGTTGTTGTCTTTTGAATCTGCTGTCAGCGAAATCCTATTGGAAGAGGTGCGCGTCGCCAAGGAATTAACAAATCGCAGAGAGCAAGCAGGCAAGAGCAACTATTTAGCTCAAAAACCAGCAATTTTACCGATATGGCTGGATTTATCGCCGAAAAGCCTTTCAAAAGCGATGCCCCTACCGTTTGATTTGTGGCAACTTTTGCAACAAAGTCAGCCGTGGCAATGGCGCGGTGACGAGGATACTTCGACCGTAGTATCCGAAATTCTCAGTGTAGTGGCACAAGGACGCAGCTCTCTGAGTAGCGATCGCGAATTAGCCGTCAACTGGGCCACGGAAGAAACGGGAGATTGGGGACTGAGTATTGACAAAAGCGAAAATCTCCCCCACTCCCTCACTCCAGGTCTCCCCCCTTCTCCTCCTCTACCGGTCGCCGCACCAGAAATACCAGAAGGGCAAGTGCGAGGTGAATCTAGCTTTTATATCGATCGTCCTCCCATCGAAACGCGCTGTTACGAGACGATCTCCCAACCAGGGGCGCTCATCCGCATCAAAGCGCCCAGACAGATGGGTAAAACTTCTCTGATGGCGAGGATTTTGGCGCGAGCAGAAAAACAAGGCTCTCGCACGATCGCCTTAAGTCTTCAGTTAGCAAATAAACGGGTTTTTACCAATTCCGATACATTTTTGCAGTGGTTTTGTGCCAGCATCGGACAAGAGTTGGGAATGCTGGAACACTTGAGTAAAGCTTGGGAATTAGCAGATATTATTGGTAGCAACCTGTGTTGCAAAGCTTATTTTGAACAGTGCTTGCTATCAGAGGTTTCGACTTCTTTAACTTTAGGTTTGGATGAAGTCGATCGCGTATTTGAATCCCCAGAAATTGCCGATGACTTTTTTGGTTTGTTGCGAGCGTTGCACGAAGAAGCCAAACGACGCGAAATCTGGCAAAAATTTCGCTTAATAGTAGTACATTCCACCGAAGTTTACATTCCATTGGATATCAATAAATCGCCTTTTAATGTGGGATTGCCCATAGATTTACCGGAGTTTAACTGGCAGCAAATGCAAGAATTGGCGAGACGGCACGGACTAGATTGGAATGCCCAGCAAGTAGAAAAATTAATGAATTTAGTAGGAGGACATCCCTATTTAGTTCGACTGGCTATGTATCATATTGCCCGTGAAGATGTCACTTTAGATCGAGTGGTGGAAGAAGCTGCCACAGAAGCGGGAATTTATAGCGATCATCTACGGCGACATTTGTGGAATTTAGAAAAATATCCAGATTTGTTAGAAGCGATGAAAGAGGTTGTGACTGCTTCAGCAGGAGTGCGATTGCGATCGGAATTAGCGTTTAAATTAAACAGTATGGGTCTGGTAAAGCTGGATGGCAATAATTGCACTGCCAGATGCCGTTTGTACGAGCAATATTTTCGCGATCGACTCAGTGAAGAAGGGGTTAGGGACTAG
- a CDS encoding lytic transglycosylase domain-containing protein, whose translation MRKSSGLKSRYNLSRQKQDRQQIATVLSVGLCVVLVAVPLLEARYGRGLARRTIACLFSKKSRETTGYQSEKRVFSLALMQPEKRVAELEAIANGDGSREGARARYLLASDLIQQQQGQKALDLLEGLECDYSLLGAQAIAKRAQAYQVMGDRDKATAEWENLLKYYPDTPLMPEALVGLGKTKRNDWDIAIAKYPSHPRTLEMARLWLKEKPNQRDLMLLLAKYASDTPGISEVLDKLLALPGMVDGKPVDPLKPEDWEAIAQGYWNDKKYGQASAAYAKAPPTPHNAYLVARGLQLAQKQKDANLAYKKMVSDFSKAKETGTALVEIGKIEPSIEAVPYLERAIEQFPDSAPEALLVKAEALDNLNNARAAAETRQLLLTKYANSDAAAQYRWKIAKAKADAGDYQAALQWAEPILTQSPNSENAREAGFWAGKWAMRLGQKQQAKAIFERVVAQYPQSYYAWRSATFLGWDVGNFNTVREMTPQLALLAERPLLPTGSDSLKELYQLAQDRDAWALWQAEFKNRLKPTVAQQFTDGLLKMAAGDYLSGISEVATLEDREEPADIAEFNSLKQQPIFWYALYPFPYQEIIETWTKKREINPLLVVSLIRQESRFMPNIKSSAGAVGLMQVIPGVAASVARIINLKEYNLENPDDNVNLGTWLLFETHQKYTNNSAFALASYNAGSGNVSKWLKQKEFTDPDEFIENIPFPETKEYVKQVFSNYWNYLRLYDPKVGQLVANSVSQK comes from the coding sequence ATGAGAAAAAGTTCAGGTTTAAAGTCCCGTTACAATCTATCAAGGCAGAAGCAAGACAGACAACAAATTGCAACTGTTCTCAGTGTCGGGCTGTGTGTGGTGCTGGTTGCAGTACCCCTGTTAGAAGCAAGATACGGTCGGGGGCTAGCGCGAAGAACGATCGCGTGTCTGTTCTCCAAAAAAAGCCGCGAAACGACGGGATATCAAAGCGAAAAGAGGGTTTTCTCGCTGGCGCTGATGCAGCCGGAGAAACGGGTAGCTGAATTAGAAGCGATCGCCAACGGGGACGGCTCCCGCGAGGGTGCTAGAGCCCGTTATCTGCTGGCATCAGATCTGATCCAACAGCAGCAGGGACAAAAAGCGCTGGACTTGTTAGAAGGATTGGAGTGCGACTACTCTCTTCTGGGGGCGCAGGCGATCGCCAAACGCGCCCAAGCTTATCAAGTCATGGGCGATCGAGATAAAGCAACTGCCGAATGGGAGAATTTGCTCAAATACTATCCCGACACTCCCTTGATGCCAGAAGCTCTGGTGGGGCTGGGCAAGACGAAACGAAACGATTGGGACATAGCGATCGCCAAATACCCCAGCCATCCCCGTACCCTGGAAATGGCACGCTTGTGGCTCAAAGAGAAACCCAATCAGAGAGATTTGATGTTGTTGCTGGCAAAGTATGCCTCCGACACCCCAGGAATCAGCGAGGTGCTGGATAAGTTGCTCGCCCTACCTGGGATGGTAGACGGAAAACCGGTTGACCCCCTCAAGCCAGAAGACTGGGAAGCGATCGCTCAAGGCTACTGGAACGACAAAAAATACGGCCAAGCCAGCGCCGCTTATGCCAAAGCGCCCCCCACACCCCACAACGCCTACCTTGTCGCCAGGGGACTCCAGCTAGCCCAGAAGCAGAAAGACGCCAATCTCGCCTATAAAAAAATGGTGAGCGACTTCTCCAAAGCCAAAGAAACCGGCACCGCCCTAGTTGAGATCGGCAAAATAGAACCCTCGATAGAGGCGGTGCCTTATCTGGAGCGTGCGATCGAACAATTTCCCGACTCTGCCCCGGAAGCGCTGCTAGTAAAAGCCGAAGCTTTAGACAATCTCAATAATGCCCGCGCCGCAGCCGAAACTCGCCAATTATTGCTCACCAAGTATGCCAATTCCGATGCAGCTGCACAATATCGGTGGAAAATTGCCAAAGCCAAGGCAGATGCTGGAGATTACCAGGCGGCACTCCAATGGGCCGAGCCAATCCTCACCCAAAGCCCCAACAGCGAAAATGCTCGCGAGGCAGGTTTTTGGGCAGGCAAATGGGCCATGCGACTCGGACAGAAACAGCAAGCGAAAGCAATTTTTGAGCGGGTTGTGGCACAATACCCGCAATCTTACTATGCTTGGCGTTCTGCCACCTTCCTGGGTTGGGATGTGGGAAACTTTAATACCGTGAGGGAGATGACGCCTCAACTAGCGCTCCTCGCCGAACGCCCTTTACTGCCAACTGGCTCTGATTCATTGAAAGAACTATATCAGCTGGCGCAAGATCGAGATGCTTGGGCACTCTGGCAAGCGGAATTTAAAAACAGACTCAAACCAACGGTAGCCCAACAATTTACCGATGGTCTCCTGAAAATGGCAGCAGGGGATTATTTATCGGGAATTTCTGAAGTGGCGACGCTAGAAGACCGAGAAGAGCCAGCCGATATAGCTGAATTCAACTCTCTTAAGCAACAACCGATTTTCTGGTACGCTCTATATCCTTTTCCGTACCAAGAAATTATCGAAACTTGGACGAAAAAACGCGAGATCAATCCTTTGCTAGTGGTTAGCCTCATCCGCCAGGAATCCCGATTTATGCCGAATATTAAATCTTCTGCCGGTGCTGTTGGCTTAATGCAGGTGATACCGGGAGTTGCAGCTTCAGTAGCCAGAATAATCAACCTCAAGGAATATAACTTGGAAAATCCTGACGACAACGTTAATCTGGGCACATGGCTTTTGTTTGAAACTCACCAAAAATATACCAATAACTCTGCCTTCGCATTGGCTAGTTACAATGCCGGTTCGGGTAATGTATCCAAATGGCTCAAACAGAAAGAATTTACCGATCCGGATGAATTTATCGAAAACATTCCTTTTCCGGAAACTAAAGAATACGTGAAGCAAGTGTTTAGCAATTACTGGAATTACCTGCGCCTGTACGATCCCAAAGTTGGTCAGCTAGTTGCTAATTCAGTAAGTCAAAAATAA